TAAGTATCTAAAGTCTTAAGGGTTAAACTACTATTTATAGTCTAACCCTATTTTCTTTTGAACTTTAACTAGTTGGTGTCGTGTTTTTAGCTTGAAAAAGAGGGGCATTTACGATTTTAGTATAAATGTGTAGAACGGCACTTTTATTTAGTTCGTTTTGCTGAGCAAAACAAAATCGAACTCTTGCTTTTTAAACCGGATTGGAAGCGTTTTGGCAAACGTGCGGGTCTTATTTGAAATATCGATATTATAACTCATGCGGATTGTGTTGTTGCTTTTTGGGATGGACAATCTAAGGGGACGAAAGATTCAATTGATAAGGCAAGAGCAAGCGGTGTAAAGGTATTCATATTCATTATAGTTAGTTAATGGCAAAAGAATCACCGATCTGAAAAATAGGTGTCTTTACTCAAAAAAAGATTGGCTTTGCCCTTTATTTATAGGAAGAGCAAAAGCCTGATACTATTTTTGAACTAAATTTTTCACGTATGTCTAGATATGTAGCAACGGTTATCCGAACTTTTACAAACGAACAAGTATACTTGGAAAAGGGGATGCGAGTAGAGTTTGTTTCTTTTTCACCTCCTTGGATGGATAATGGGAAAGTAGTGCAACAAGCCTTTATGCGGGTATATGGTATTGATTTCTCAAAAGGTGGTGGATGTAGCCCTGCTTTTATTGAGGTGGTAGAAATAAAATAGTTTTTTTTTGACTTGCGCATTTTGACAGACAACCCCATTATGTTTGCTCTGTCACTGTAACATAAAAAAATGGATAACGTTAGTGTAATTATTAGCGCTATCCATTTTTTATTTTATTGGTTTTTATCTATTGAACTTTTCAATGATTTGGAGCTTCATTTTAAAATATTGGTGTTCTGAAATTCCTAATCTATTTGCTAACCTAAGTAAGATTCTCTCTTCTCTATCTGTAATTTCTCCATCTTCTAGCATAAATTCTATTTCATCTAGTAGTTCTTTTTCTTCAGCAGAGTAGCTGTTTAGTGATTTCGTAAGTTCCAAAGCGCGTGATTCAGTTATATTTAAGCGTTGGCGAAGTCTGTCTAAAATTCTAAGATCCCTTTCGGAAAACTCGCCATCTGCTGCTAAAAAAACATATTCTTCTATATATTCATTTTCATTAGTGGAAACGGATAAAGTCGGCGTATTATTAGGTGAATTTAATATAATTTCTTTATCATCGAATTGCTCAATAGGTTTAAACTGTACTTTTACTTTCCATTCTGTTGAAGTACTGTTCTTTATTTCTAAATCAATATCTTTTTTTACGTTCACATTAGCTTGAGCTAAAAATAATTTTAAATCTATTTTTAAATCATTAATTTCATTTGTGTTAAGAACCTGATTTTGACTTGAAGACATAAATTCATTATGTTCTAATAAACTCCCTTCTAATCGTTGTTTTATCAAACGCTGCCAACTAGCCTCATTTGATAACCAGGTTAAATCGCTTGGGACGTAAGGGTATTTGATAGGGTTGAATGTTTGGTTTTTTCCTATTCTCAAACTAATTTGTCTCTCAGAGGATTCTTTTTGAGTGTTTTTATTATCTACTTCTATACCATGCTTTAGTCCTGATAAACCTACATTGACATCGATTTGTTTGTTGGAGTTATTACTGTTACTATCACTATTAATATTTTCAATAGTTATTGATGTGGCTCCCAAACACTGTAACAGATAACAAAACTCATTGATGCGATCAATTAATAGTTCATTGTCATAATGTTGTATAGGAATGTATAAATTTTGATTAAACGGATGACCTATATAGGTCTCATTGTTTATAGGATGGTGTGCAGGAAAAGAAATAGCAGGTAGTTTATTACTTTGTAAAACAGTTAATGTATCGGATTTAAATTTTTCATCTGTGTTAGAGATATAAATTACTTTTCGATCTTTATAGGGCAATTGATTGAAGTTGTCTAAATATTTGGTGTATAATTCATTGGAGCGTTCTTCACTATAATACCCTGTTCTTTCTTTATCTTCAAAATTTTTTAATCCTTCGTTAAAAAGTTGTAAAGCTTCATAATAATTTCCTGTTTTTTCAATTAATGTTGATTTGAACATTTTGGCTCTATCTACCCAATAGTTTATTTCTTGTTCTTTAGCTGTTTTTATTAACTCGTTTAGAGTTTCAATTGCTATAGTATCTTTGTCTAGTTTCCCATAAACAAAGGCATAGTCGTATTGAAAAAATAAATAGTTTTTTAAGAAATCGTATTCTTCTAAAATGGTATATGCTTTATGATAATCTTCAGCATCAAGTGCTTCATTTATTTCCGATTGATAATCTTCAACTAACTTTTCATGATCAAGATCAATACTGTCAATAGATTCTTTTACTTTTTGAAAGAAAGGCTCAATAGGATCAAAAAACGAGAAACATAGTAAACCAAAAAAACCGGAACCTATTCCAATATATTCACAATTATCGTGGCGTTCTTGCCAAATTTTTTTGTTGTTGGAATCAGTTGTATTAGCGATTTTATTTTTCCAATATTCTTTTTCATTAGCGATGTGTTCTTTGGTGTAAAAAAAATAAATGGCATCACTTTTAATTTCTATACTATCTATATCAGCATAATAAATGTACTTTTTCCATTCATCTTCTTTTCCAGATCCATGTTTGTATACTTCTTCACAAAAGGATATTCGATCGTCTAGAAAAACGGTAGAAAAAGTATAAGTTCGATCTGCGGTCCAAAAGTCACCTGCTACAAACTGTTCATTATAAAATAAAATTAAAATATCTTCCTCATCACTTAGTTCATGTAGTTTTCTATACTGTATGTTATCAGTTTTTGATAAATTCAAATTTTGAAACGTCATAAATTTGGAGTTATCAAAATTGGTTGATTTCTCCATAGAATCATAAAAATGAGTATCTATAATTACCTGCTTGATTAAATCTTTCATTTTTTTAAAAAATTATGCTATCCTTTTTAAATAAAAATATATTTGATGTATCTTTCTCTTACATTATCTTTTTTCTACAAACTTAATAGCTAGTATAGTCAAGAGATGTCGGTGTTTTTTATGCTTTTCCTATTTCTAGATAAAAGTATTTATAAAGAATAAAGAAGTGATTTTTTTTTGTTGAACTCCGTGTTTTATTTAGTGAAGAGTTTTTTTAAAAGTATATACCTACTAGAAACATTAAATTATTCGTTTAAATATCTCTATCCATATACTCCTCCAAGCCCTGTTTCAACTTATCTAAATAACAGGTTCTTGATTTAGCCCTTGTTTTTATACGGTGATAAGCATGATGTATATCCAAGAGTATAATACCAAATAATTGCTGAAAGAGTACTGCAATTTTGCGTATTTCAAGTTTTCCATAATAAATGGAACCCGATACATAAACATAATGGTGAAGATAGATTAGACAATATTTTATGCCTTTGTCCTAATGATTACATTTTATTTGATAGAGGCTTTTTTGATTTCTGATACGTTTGGTTTAATTGAAGAATAAGGTCGATGGTAAATTAAAAGTGTCATCAAAATATCCAATCAGTACAAAGAATCTAAAATATCATAGAGAGTCTCACGGATTTGAGTAAGTAGTATTAAACAAGAAAGCATCTAGTTAAATATAGATGCTTTCTTGTTTTTTGATTATTGTAATAAGATTTAATAATTACCCTTAGAAGGAATAACGTGTCGAACACCACCACGAGGATTTTCCATATCTCCATTATAGCGAGGTATTAGATGACAGTGAAAATGAAATACCGTTTGACCCGCTGTAGCCCCGCAGTTCATACCGATATTAAATCCATCCGGATTATACTTGTTAATGATTATTTGTTTAGCAGCATCTATAGCTTTAGGAAGAGCTTGTTGCTCTTCTTGTGTTAGAGCAAAGTAATCCTCTCTTACTGTATTAGTAATAATAAGTAAATGACCAGGATTTACTGGAAAAATATCTTCGATTATAAAGAAGTACTGATCTTTATAAAGAATTCGTTCTTGTGGTATTTGAGTAAAATCTTTCATTTAAAATAAAGGTTCAAATTCAACTTTAGGTTTCCATTTTTGGATGGATAAATCAACAGCTAAGTTATATTGTTTTTGTAAAAAAGCCCTTCTTACAGCTGGTGTTTTTCCTGTTTGATTGACAATGGTCTCTCCAAGAGGATGTTTACTTGCTATATAAAACTCGTTTCTCTTATAAAGTCTATCTAAATACTTTAGTTCAGGCACTTTAGCACTTTTGTCAAGATTGACATATTGATTAGATAGAACTAAGTTCCAAATCCCATTTACATTAGCTCCATTTTCATTTAAATGCAATTTGTGCATATGAGGAAAAAAGTGATCTACTGCACAGAGATTATCACTTCCGGGTAGTATTGAAATATCTTGAAAGGAGTAAAAACACTTTCCTTTTTGATATCCATTTAAAGAAGCTCTTGAAGAAGTTATATCCTTGCGACGCATAAGGCTATTTTCTAGAAATAACGTGTTTAGATCCTCGTCTATTTTGACTTCTAATAAGTTGGGATTTAAATCTAAATTCCAAGCTGTTTCAACAAGATTCCATCTAGCTTCAACTTCACTATTTAAATTAGTGAATTGTACACTTTCTTTGAGTTTTAAAAGTTGATCAGTGATTACAATGTTTTTAGATTTTCCTTGATAATCCTTTTCATAAAAGCGATTGAGTATTGTTCCTCCATTTATATTTTGAAAGGCATCTACAACATTAGTAAAGCCGTGTTTTTCAGTTAAGTGAATAAGCTGGTCATAAGTAATGGCATTGTTATTAAAGTCTCTGCAGGCGTTTAAAAACACACTAGAGGCGGAGTTTCCTTGTTTGTCATTCCTCTTTAAGTGTTCTAAGATACTCTCTACATATAAGGGTGCTATTTGAGATAAAGAAACAGTTGTAGTCTCTTTCTCAATAAGCTTTAGTAAAGCTTTACCAAAGGCAAACTTATAAGTGGCTGAATTCTTACCAAAGAGAATCAAAGCTCTCCATTGAGACTCTAAACTTGGATCGTTTTCTTGAAAATACAAAGACATTAAAAAATCAAATATTTTAATGAACTAAGTTAGGGTAAGTTTTATATAAACTCAAGTATTGTTGGTATAAAGTTTGGTTGAGGTTTATAAGAATAAAATCGAAGCAAACTACAGTTAACTAGTAGAGAATGCATATCAAGTGTAATTTAGGGTAGTATTTGGCCAGTTTGGAATGGTTTTATAAATTTTAGATAATATGTAGGTAAGATAATATCTTCTGTACAAAGCGGCAATAAACAATCTTATTTAATAGTTGTTAAAATATTTTTATTACTATAGTTTTGTTGGATAAAATATTTGGCAATGAAACAAATCATCGTACTACTTTTTTTATTATTTACAATTGTTGTTTTTTCACAAGATAGCATTCAATTAACCCCAAAAGGAATAGTCTCTACAACAACAGGGGAGAGTTTTGTTGTCATAAAATTTGATGAGATTCCCATTGAAACCTTGTATACAAATTCATTACTTTTTATAAGTAATAAATACGATAAACCTAACGAACAAATAAAATTTAGTATTGAAAATAAGAATATCAAGTATACAGAAGATATTAATACTAGAAGAATTACTAATAATCCCAGTTTAAAGGCTGGGTTTAAAAGAAACGTTCATATTGATTTTAGTTTATCTTTTAAAGAAAACACAGTAAAGTTTGAGATTATTAAATTTAATTTAGGAGCTATAGTGCTATCTGAAAAAATGAGATCAAAATACCCTATTTGGGATTATGACAATGGACAACTATTACTTAACGAAGAAAAGGCTAATTTGGAAAACGTTATAAATGAGATTCTAAGTGATTATATCCTTTTTATGGAAAAGAAAAATAGTGAGAAATGGTAATTCAAGTTTTATATGATAATTCTGAATATATGCCTGGTTATTAAATTGACTATTGAGCCAGAAGAGATATGTTGTATCCCTTTATTTATGCCAAAAGATTTTGGTACAAAAAAAGAAAGTTATATTCCTGATGATGAATCAGATGGTTATGAATTTTCAACGGTTTGTAGAAAATAGTATACTAAAATAGTTTACATTAGGGAGGTAAATGACTAAAAATTAAACGGATGAAAATATTCCACTTGTTTTGGCTGTTGCTACTTCCTTTATTCGCGTTTGCGCAAAAACCCTTTGTAGGCGTATGGAAAACAAATAAGAGTAAAATTGAAATTTACTTAGAAGGAACCTATGCCTACAGTTGGGAAAATATAAATGAATCTGATATGACAGGTGAAGGAAGTGGTGTAGATGTCTTACATCTCGATTTACCTAAAGAAGGAGAATACCGCATTCAATTGACACCTGTTGGACCTGTTCCGCTTCATCGCTTGTACCCCAAACAGGTCGAAAAACAAGGGGTAGAAGGAAATAAAAAAATAAAACGAAGTGAATGGGAGAAACAAGAGAAAGAGAAGGATTGGATTTCCTTTTATTTTCCTTTAGAGGTGCAACTCATGGCGATAGAGCAGTGGGGAGATGTTTGTTGGAGTACAATGAAAGATGCGTTTAAGGGAGATAATAGTTTACGTGTATTAGCCACCGATTATCCCAACTTGAGTCAAGTTAGAGATATGTCCTATATGTTTTCAGGGATAAAACACAACCGAAGCATCTCTTTTGAGGCGTCAATTGCCCACTGGGAGGTGGGAAATGTCGTGAACATGGAAGGACTTTTTAAAAATACCTCTAATTTTAATCAACCTTTAACGCATTGGGATGTCAGTCAGGTAACCAATATGTCCTATATGTTTGCAGAAGCGAAAGCTTTTAATCAACCTCTAGACTATTGGGATGTCAGTCAGGTGACCAATATGTCTTATATGTTTACAGAAGCGAAAGGTTTTAATCAACCCCTAGACCATTGGGATGTGAGTCGAGTTACCTCAATGGAAGGAATGTTTAGTCGTAGTAATTTTAATCAACCTATAGGCAATTGGCAGGTGAATCAAGTGGTGAATATGAAGCGAATGTTTTTTTATACTGTCGCCTTCAATCAGCCATTGGATACTTGGAAGCTCGAAAGCTTGACGCAATTAGACGGAATGTTTCAATGGGCAAAGGTCTTTAATCAGCCTCTAAATAACTGGGATGTGAGTCAGGTCACTTCCATGAATAACTTGTTTGAAGGAGCTGCTAATTTCGATCAATCCTTGGACCACTGGGATGTCAGTCAGGTTACTTCCATGAATTCTCTATTTAAGGGGGCTTCTAGTTTCAATCAATCTCTTGAAAATTGGGATGTGAGTCAGGTAAAGGATATGGGGTATATGTTTTATGATGCCTCTCGTTTTGATCAACCTTTGGATCGATGGAAGGTGCATGGTGTTGTCAGTATGAAAGGAATGTTTAGTTGGGCTTCGAATTTTAATCAACCGCTCAATAGTTGGGATGTAAGTCAGGTCACTACAATGGAAGATATGTTTAATCTGGCCCTTCAATTTAATCAACCTTTAGATCAATGGAAAGTGAGTCAGGTAAAGAATATGTCGACTATGTTTCAGTCGGCCTATCGTTTTAATCAACCTCTGGAAGCTTGGGATGTAAGTCAAGTGGAACAGATGAGAAATATGTTTGCAGAATCAAAAGCTTTTAATCAACCGTTAAATCATTGGAAGGTTGATCGTGTAATTACGATGAATCGCATGTTTTACAAGGCACTTTCTTTCAATCAGCCTGTGGATCAATGGGAGGTAAGTCAAGTGATGAATCTCAGCGAGATGTTTTGGGAAGCTACTTCATTCCAACAGTCTTTAGATGATTGGATTGTAAATAAATTCGCTAATGTGGGGGAGGTGTTTGGGTATACAAGAGAACAGCCCAAATGGAAGATAATCAAGCCTTTAGCTAATAAAGATTCTTTTCAAACCATTTGGGAGATTAAGGGAAATAAAGAAGCTGAAAACGAGATTATTATGGATGTAAGCGGCGAGTATATTTATCAATGGGAACATGTAGATAATCCAGCGTGGTATGGAGGAGGAATAAAAACCGATAAATTAGAATTAAAACTAAAACTACCAGGTACAGGTAAATACCGTATATCACTTATTCCGTGGGGGGATGAGCCTTTGCATCAAATTTCTCAAGTAAGTCGATCATCAGATAGAATGGCTAGACCTTTCCCAGGAGTGTCCAGTACTGTAGTAAGAAATCTTAGTCCCAATAGAGGAAAATTAATCAGCATTGAACAATGGGGAAGTGCGGTGTGGAGTACCATGAAGAATGCCTTTGTTTATTGTAATCTATCCATTAGAGCTCCAGATCTTCCCAATTTAAGTCAAGTGACTTCTATGGATAGTATGTTTTATTATAGCACTATTTTCTGTAGGAGAATTAATGAATGGGATGTAAGCCATGTTGTTTCAATGACGGAAATGTTTTATGGATCGAGTTTCAATCAACCCATAAACCATTGGAACGTGAGTCAAGTAACGGATATGGCAGGGATGTTTCAAAAATCAGATTTTAATCAATCTTTAGTACAATGGAATGTCAGTCAGGTGACAGATTTGTCTTATATGTTTGCAGAATCAAAAGCTTTTAATCAACCGTTAGATAGGTGGAAGATTAATAAAGAAGCAGATGTATCCTATATGTTTGCTGGAGCGAAAGCTTTTGATCAATCGTTAGCTTCTTGGAATTTGAATCAAATGCAACAGCAAGCGAATATGTTTTTAGATGTTCCAATAGAGGAAGACAAAGCGTTTTAACGTTTGCTGGTAAGGTAAGTGGTAGATTTATATCCTTGTGTTTTGATTAAATGTCCAAGTAAAGGTGTATTTCTTTGATCCGTTTCGTAGGTTATGCAATGGAAACAAATGGCAAAGAAAAAGGTCTATAGGTCTGAAGTGTATTAGAACTATTAATTTTCCCTCTTTTTCTTTTAAAAACAAAAAGAGGGTTTTATTTTTTAAGCAAGAAATCCAATGTTGGCAATATTCTTGTAATCCTACCGTATTGCATTTCCAGTTTAACAAACAGGCCTAATAGTTGTTCTGTTATCTTTCCGATACAGTAAGTAATACTATACTAATATACAGCCAATTATCCCATTTGATCAGTACAGAATAAGTGCATATAGTAATATAAGATATTCTTAGATGTACTTATTTTAATTTCTCCGATACAATAATTTAAACATGTTGATTTACAAGAGATTGTAAGAATTATGCGATGCGGATGTGGTGAGATTATTTAAAGTTCGATATTCCATTTAGGAGGAAAAAAATAATCTATATGACTGTTGTCTGGTTTATAAATCTGTTTAATACGTGTGCGGTTAGATAAACCGTTAATATCTGGATGTGCTACTCTAGAATACTTATCTACTTCACAGAATAGGTTTTGACAATCTATAAGTTGAAGTTTCCTTCCACCTAATGTTTTAAAGTCTAAATTCTGTATCTCAAATTGTTGTTCTTGAATATCACACATATACATTATGATATCTTCAAATGTATAATCTCCATAATCATAAAAACATTTTCTAATACCATCTTTTGCCCCTGGACCAGCTTTTACAAAATCCATTTCACTGAAGTTAGTTAGCTCACTATAATTTATATCTATAGTATATTGATAAGCTAAAAAACTACCAAAAGTAGGTGTCTCTAAAAGCGCTTTATATACTTCTTCCATATTTCTTGCATTTTCAATACAACTCAATAACTTACCATTTTGTACGTATTTTCTCAATAGTTCTAGATGATTTTCATGTTTAAAAGTATGTCCAAATATACTTTTACCTGAAGTCATAATATATGCACCAGAGTATATAACTTCTTTAGCTTCTTTAGCCTCTGTAAGTAATCTGCTATATAATTGTGAGTCAAAATTATTTAACGTAATATCACCAAAATGGGTCTCTAGTAACTCCCACGTAGATATTTTATTGAAAATTTTGAACAATAGTATACGAAATAAAAGGTCATTTTGGGTATATGTTGTACCTTCTTTATAAATAACATTACGGATTAAATATTGACTAACACGATCAGAAGCGCGATAAACATTTGTAAAACGATGACGATCTAAAATGGGATCTTCTGTTAGCGGAATAATATTATTAATTTTATTAAAAAATACTTCTTGTCGTTTGGTAGCAAACTTCCAATATGTATCAAAAACTATACTTTTTTTGGGTTTATTTAATTTTTTAATTATTTCCATAAACAATAAAAGCTGGAAATTAAATCCAGCTTTACTATATAAAATGTTATTTTGATTAATTCAATTTTTCAAATTTAATTGTTTTATTTGTTGTGTCAAATAAAACTTGTCCTCCTTTATAAAGTAAAAGTAATCTGAAAACTCTATACGACTCATAGATTGCCTTTTTCCAATCATCAATAGTTTTTGATTGAACTTCAAATGGAGTGGTCATCTCTTTAATTATAGCAAGCAAATCTAAATCAATATCTTCAATGTTTTTGAAAAAATCTTTATTTTTAGCTCGGCTAAAAATCATTAAAGAAATACATTCTTCTGTAATAGCCGCTCTAGCACCATCTTCTATTCTATCTATATCGAAATCACTTTTTCTTTTTCTTTTCATCATTGAACGAGTACAAGGTGACCAGTCTAACATAGCGGCAAATGTAAAATGAAAAATATCATGATAGCGATATCCATCATGGGTATAGGAATTATCATCTATAGTATCACCAACCTGAATATTATCTAAAGTAACTTTTACTTGAGGGTAGTTTAAACAATTATACTCCTCAAATCTTACTATAAAGTTTTGAGGTAAGTTTTCATTTTTATATAAGCTTGTATGTTTATTATTGCTTAACATCTTTAGAATAAACTTTTTTTAAAGAGTCTTGTTTGTACAAAGATAAAAAAATTCTCTCTAACTTATCTAATCTTTCATTAGTTATTTTGTTTTCAATACTTTTAACCCCTTCATTATAAGCATTAATATCTTTACCTTTGTTTATCCAAAAGGCTATATTAAGTGTTACTAATAAAGTAATACCTATAGAAACAGCCCAAAGTACTTTTTCGTTTTTTAGAGAGTTAGTATTTTCAACGCTTGCTATTTTATTTTCATTTAGTTTTATTTTCGATAAAAGCTCATGTGGAGATGCAATTTCACCATTAATTAATGGTGATGTATATTTCGAATCAATACTATTTTGATTTTGATGAGAGTTGTTTTTATAAATATACTCTTCACCTAAAGGGTTTTTTAACTCGCTAAACCAAATCAAAAAATATTGTTTCCCTTTAGTTAATTGAATTTTAGAAGGACTAGCGTTATAAACTGAAAAAAGTAATTTGCCTTTAAATCCTGGGTCAACATGGAATCCTGATACATTTATTAAACCTTTTAGTTTCTCAGTAGCTTTAATTGAAATAAAACCTAACAAATTATTTGGTACTTTGACGACTTCCTCAGTTAATAGTAAAGCGAATTGCCCTGGATTAATCGTAATAACATCATTCTTATCATCTAAATATGTTTTAATTTTATTTTCATTATCTGTCAAGTATACTTCATTTCCAAGACTTAATTCGTATGAAGCTTGTTTTATTCTACTAGGTTTATAATTGCATTTGTGTTCATCATTCAGTATAATTTTCCCATATACTAATAATCGTGCTAAATCTTGTCCTCCAATAAATGCCATATTTAAACCTTAAATTTATTTAGTCCTTTCATTAATAAATACATTATTTGATGGATATTTTTACTTGTAAATAATACCTCATTTTCTTCTTCACTCAGTCCATTTAATTCAGACAAATTTTTTACGTCGAATTTTGACAACTCTGCTTTTAATACATCATAGTCTGTATAGTCACATTTAGAACTAACGTAATCTTTAAACTCACTTAAAAAACTTGTATCGTATTGAAAATCATTTGTCAATTCCTTGACTTTTTCTCCTTTAATAAGTTTAATTAATCTTTCAGTTGCTCCACCAAATGCTCCAACCAAATATAGGGGTTTATTGTCTTTCAATGTGTAAAGGGCCTCTTCAATAACACCAGGTATATACCCCAGATAATTTTTGATTTTACCTCCAACTATTATTCTTGCCGTACAATCTTTAGCCATTTGGATTCTCATTTCTTTAAAACACTCAGAATAAATGTATCTATGCTCAAAATTAGTTTTAGGATTATAACTTATGTTATAATCTATATTTAAACCCTTTGGAGGAATAACTTCATTTATTTCGATATTTTTGGATAGGAAATGAATTCTAGTACCTTGTGTTAATCCTTTTGTATTAGGGAAAACAAAATAATTGACAAATCCAGAAGTTTCATCATCCATTCTTTTGTATTGATTTGATAGTTCTGAAAATAACGTAGTAAAACCATTTTGTCTTAAATCTCCACCATATAAAGCTTTCCCATCATTAGCAATTATATACCTGGCAATTTCAATAGTAATATCATTTAAATGTTGGATAGTGAACCCTAATTTTTCTAAATCTTCATTTTCGGATACTGATATTGCAATTGATTTATTTGTTAAAAACTTTTTTTTAATGCGTTTAATTTGCTCCTTTTCTACTGTTTTCTGTATTCCCGAAGTATTGATTTCTTCCATTTTTAATAGCAATTTAAATTTGTTGGTGTCGTGAAATTTATTTTTTCATCTAATTCGTTTAAGATATCTAACTCTTCTATACCAAGAGGAGGGTCAGGATATAATACAATTAATTGCTTGTCATCAGTTGATAT
The window above is part of the Myroides odoratus DSM 2801 genome. Proteins encoded here:
- a CDS encoding dCTP deaminase domain-containing protein: MAFIGGQDLARLLVYGKIILNDEHKCNYKPSRIKQASYELSLGNEVYLTDNENKIKTYLDDKNDVITINPGQFALLLTEEVVKVPNNLLGFISIKATEKLKGLINVSGFHVDPGFKGKLLFSVYNASPSKIQLTKGKQYFLIWFSELKNPLGEEYIYKNNSHQNQNSIDSKYTSPLINGEIASPHELLSKIKLNENKIASVENTNSLKNEKVLWAVSIGITLLVTLNIAFWINKGKDINAYNEGVKSIENKITNERLDKLERIFLSLYKQDSLKKVYSKDVKQ
- a CDS encoding nucleotide kinase domain-containing protein yields the protein MEIIKKLNKPKKSIVFDTYWKFATKRQEVFFNKINNIIPLTEDPILDRHRFTNVYRASDRVSQYLIRNVIYKEGTTYTQNDLLFRILLFKIFNKISTWELLETHFGDITLNNFDSQLYSRLLTEAKEAKEVIYSGAYIMTSGKSIFGHTFKHENHLELLRKYVQNGKLLSCIENARNMEEVYKALLETPTFGSFLAYQYTIDINYSELTNFSEMDFVKAGPGAKDGIRKCFYDYGDYTFEDIIMYMCDIQEQQFEIQNLDFKTLGGRKLQLIDCQNLFCEVDKYSRVAHPDINGLSNRTRIKQIYKPDNSHIDYFFPPKWNIEL
- a CDS encoding HNH endonuclease family protein: MSLYFQENDPSLESQWRALILFGKNSATYKFAFGKALLKLIEKETTTVSLSQIAPLYVESILEHLKRNDKQGNSASSVFLNACRDFNNNAITYDQLIHLTEKHGFTNVVDAFQNINGGTILNRFYEKDYQGKSKNIVITDQLLKLKESVQFTNLNSEVEARWNLVETAWNLDLNPNLLEVKIDEDLNTLFLENSLMRRKDITSSRASLNGYQKGKCFYSFQDISILPGSDNLCAVDHFFPHMHKLHLNENGANVNGIWNLVLSNQYVNLDKSAKVPELKYLDRLYKRNEFYIASKHPLGETIVNQTGKTPAVRRAFLQKQYNLAVDLSIQKWKPKVEFEPLF
- a CDS encoding BspA family leucine-rich repeat surface protein encodes the protein MKIFHLFWLLLLPLFAFAQKPFVGVWKTNKSKIEIYLEGTYAYSWENINESDMTGEGSGVDVLHLDLPKEGEYRIQLTPVGPVPLHRLYPKQVEKQGVEGNKKIKRSEWEKQEKEKDWISFYFPLEVQLMAIEQWGDVCWSTMKDAFKGDNSLRVLATDYPNLSQVRDMSYMFSGIKHNRSISFEASIAHWEVGNVVNMEGLFKNTSNFNQPLTHWDVSQVTNMSYMFAEAKAFNQPLDYWDVSQVTNMSYMFTEAKGFNQPLDHWDVSRVTSMEGMFSRSNFNQPIGNWQVNQVVNMKRMFFYTVAFNQPLDTWKLESLTQLDGMFQWAKVFNQPLNNWDVSQVTSMNNLFEGAANFDQSLDHWDVSQVTSMNSLFKGASSFNQSLENWDVSQVKDMGYMFYDASRFDQPLDRWKVHGVVSMKGMFSWASNFNQPLNSWDVSQVTTMEDMFNLALQFNQPLDQWKVSQVKNMSTMFQSAYRFNQPLEAWDVSQVEQMRNMFAESKAFNQPLNHWKVDRVITMNRMFYKALSFNQPVDQWEVSQVMNLSEMFWEATSFQQSLDDWIVNKFANVGEVFGYTREQPKWKIIKPLANKDSFQTIWEIKGNKEAENEIIMDVSGEYIYQWEHVDNPAWYGGGIKTDKLELKLKLPGTGKYRISLIPWGDEPLHQISQVSRSSDRMARPFPGVSSTVVRNLSPNRGKLISIEQWGSAVWSTMKNAFVYCNLSIRAPDLPNLSQVTSMDSMFYYSTIFCRRINEWDVSHVVSMTEMFYGSSFNQPINHWNVSQVTDMAGMFQKSDFNQSLVQWNVSQVTDLSYMFAESKAFNQPLDRWKINKEADVSYMFAGAKAFDQSLASWNLNQMQQQANMFLDVPIEEDKAF
- a CDS encoding DUF6140 family protein, which translates into the protein MSRYVATVIRTFTNEQVYLEKGMRVEFVSFSPPWMDNGKVVQQAFMRVYGIDFSKGGGCSPAFIEVVEIK
- a CDS encoding tellurite resistance TerB family protein, producing the protein MKDLIKQVIIDTHFYDSMEKSTNFDNSKFMTFQNLNLSKTDNIQYRKLHELSDEEDILILFYNEQFVAGDFWTADRTYTFSTVFLDDRISFCEEVYKHGSGKEDEWKKYIYYADIDSIEIKSDAIYFFYTKEHIANEKEYWKNKIANTTDSNNKKIWQERHDNCEYIGIGSGFFGLLCFSFFDPIEPFFQKVKESIDSIDLDHEKLVEDYQSEINEALDAEDYHKAYTILEEYDFLKNYLFFQYDYAFVYGKLDKDTIAIETLNELIKTAKEQEINYWVDRAKMFKSTLIEKTGNYYEALQLFNEGLKNFEDKERTGYYSEERSNELYTKYLDNFNQLPYKDRKVIYISNTDEKFKSDTLTVLQSNKLPAISFPAHHPINNETYIGHPFNQNLYIPIQHYDNELLIDRINEFCYLLQCLGATSITIENINSDSNSNNSNKQIDVNVGLSGLKHGIEVDNKNTQKESSERQISLRIGKNQTFNPIKYPYVPSDLTWLSNEASWQRLIKQRLEGSLLEHNEFMSSSQNQVLNTNEINDLKIDLKLFLAQANVNVKKDIDLEIKNSTSTEWKVKVQFKPIEQFDDKEIILNSPNNTPTLSVSTNENEYIEEYVFLAADGEFSERDLRILDRLRQRLNITESRALELTKSLNSYSAEEKELLDEIEFMLEDGEITDREERILLRLANRLGISEHQYFKMKLQIIEKFNR
- a CDS encoding HIT family protein; this translates as MKDFTQIPQERILYKDQYFFIIEDIFPVNPGHLLIITNTVREDYFALTQEEQQALPKAIDAAKQIIINKYNPDGFNIGMNCGATAGQTVFHFHCHLIPRYNGDMENPRGGVRHVIPSKGNY